The proteins below are encoded in one region of Chaetodon trifascialis isolate fChaTrf1 chromosome 11, fChaTrf1.hap1, whole genome shotgun sequence:
- the LOC139338375 gene encoding probable flap endonuclease 1 homolog isoform X1, with the protein MGITKLADLIRSEAPGAVSYKDISDYTGKVIALDTSIVVNQFRAATPSLSPLTGVFFRTLTFLEHDIKPVFVFDGKPPGEKTAVLERRAEAAGWSSPNRTGTASQRTNECLHLLKLLGVPVIQAPGDAEALCAWLLREGTVDAVASEDMDTLPFGASILIRQLNAKRDSEVIEYCLPKLLEKLQITHQEFVDLCILLGCDYCDKIAGLGPKRALTLIQKHRTIENVVLHVNRKTHPVPQFWKYKEARKIFLDAPQTVAPELTWTEPDEEALVGFLCHVKRIKEDRVRRRMEKFRQMRESKREEREKEMAAGRNRQTRMDDFFRVTRKRHQSVEAAESLSSNRKQPKSK; encoded by the exons ATGGGGATCACTAAACTAGCAGATTTGATCCGCTCAGAAGCTCCTGGTGCTGTTTCCTACAAGGATATCAGTGACTACACCG GAAAAGTCATAGCACTGGATACGTCCATTGTTGTGAACCAGTTCCGAGCAGCGACGCCTTCACTCAG CCCCCTAACAGGTGTGTTCTTCCGCACGCTCACCTTCCTGGAGCATGACATAAAGCCAGTCTTTGTATTTGATGGAAAGCCTCCGGGGGAAAAGACAGCTGTT cttgAGAGGAGAGCTGAGGCAGCTGGTTGGAGCTCCCCCAACCGCACAGGCACAG CATCACAGCGGACCAATGAATGTCTCCATCTCCTGAAGCTTCTGGGTGTACCTGTCATCCAG GCTCCCGGAGACGCTGAGGCACTCTGTGCCTGGCTGCTGAGAGAGGGGACTGTGGACGCCGTGGCATCCGAGGACATGGACACGCTGCCGTTTGGAGCCAGTATTCTCATTCGCCAGCTGAATGCCAAGAGGGACAG TGAAGTCATTGAATATTGTTTACCCAAGTTGTTAGAGAAACTCCAGATTACTCACCAGGAG TTTGTTGACCTGTGTATTTTGTTGGGCTGTGACTACTGTGATAAGATCGCTGGTTTGGGTCCTAAGAGAGCTCTGACGCTAATCCAGAAGCACCGTACTATTGAGAATGTGGTTTTGCATGTCAACAGAAAG ACCCATCCTGTGCCGCAATTCTGGAAGTACAAAGAAGCACGCAAGATTTTCTTGGATGCACCACAAACTGTAGCTCCTGAACTCACCTGGACTGAGCCGGATGAAGAAGCCCTGGTCGGGTTCCTCTGCCATGTCAAACGCATTAA ggaGGACAGGGTCCGTCGTCGAATGGAGAAGTTCCGTCAGATGCGGGAAAGCAAgcgggaggagagggaaaaggagatgGCAGCAGGACGTAACAGGCAGACTCGCATGGACGACTTCTTCAGAGTTACCAGAAAGAGGCATCAG tcTGTGGAAGCTGCAGAATCTTTAAGCAGCAACAGAAAGCAGCCAAAGTCAAAATAA
- the LOC139338375 gene encoding probable flap endonuclease 1 homolog isoform X2 → MGITKLADLIRSEAPGAVSYKDISDYTGKVIALDTSIVVNQFRAATPSLSPLTGVFFRTLTFLEHDIKPVFVFDGKPPGEKTAVLERRAEAAGWSSPNRTGTASQRTNECLHLLKLLGVPVIQAPGDAEALCAWLLREGTVDAVASEDMDTLPFGASILIRQLNAKRDSEVIEYCLPKLLEKLQITHQEIAGLGPKRALTLIQKHRTIENVVLHVNRKTHPVPQFWKYKEARKIFLDAPQTVAPELTWTEPDEEALVGFLCHVKRIKEDRVRRRMEKFRQMRESKREEREKEMAAGRNRQTRMDDFFRVTRKRHQSVEAAESLSSNRKQPKSK, encoded by the exons ATGGGGATCACTAAACTAGCAGATTTGATCCGCTCAGAAGCTCCTGGTGCTGTTTCCTACAAGGATATCAGTGACTACACCG GAAAAGTCATAGCACTGGATACGTCCATTGTTGTGAACCAGTTCCGAGCAGCGACGCCTTCACTCAG CCCCCTAACAGGTGTGTTCTTCCGCACGCTCACCTTCCTGGAGCATGACATAAAGCCAGTCTTTGTATTTGATGGAAAGCCTCCGGGGGAAAAGACAGCTGTT cttgAGAGGAGAGCTGAGGCAGCTGGTTGGAGCTCCCCCAACCGCACAGGCACAG CATCACAGCGGACCAATGAATGTCTCCATCTCCTGAAGCTTCTGGGTGTACCTGTCATCCAG GCTCCCGGAGACGCTGAGGCACTCTGTGCCTGGCTGCTGAGAGAGGGGACTGTGGACGCCGTGGCATCCGAGGACATGGACACGCTGCCGTTTGGAGCCAGTATTCTCATTCGCCAGCTGAATGCCAAGAGGGACAG TGAAGTCATTGAATATTGTTTACCCAAGTTGTTAGAGAAACTCCAGATTACTCACCAGGAG ATCGCTGGTTTGGGTCCTAAGAGAGCTCTGACGCTAATCCAGAAGCACCGTACTATTGAGAATGTGGTTTTGCATGTCAACAGAAAG ACCCATCCTGTGCCGCAATTCTGGAAGTACAAAGAAGCACGCAAGATTTTCTTGGATGCACCACAAACTGTAGCTCCTGAACTCACCTGGACTGAGCCGGATGAAGAAGCCCTGGTCGGGTTCCTCTGCCATGTCAAACGCATTAA ggaGGACAGGGTCCGTCGTCGAATGGAGAAGTTCCGTCAGATGCGGGAAAGCAAgcgggaggagagggaaaaggagatgGCAGCAGGACGTAACAGGCAGACTCGCATGGACGACTTCTTCAGAGTTACCAGAAAGAGGCATCAG tcTGTGGAAGCTGCAGAATCTTTAAGCAGCAACAGAAAGCAGCCAAAGTCAAAATAA